The following is a genomic window from Ignavibacteriota bacterium.
GACCACCGGTGGATGGTGGACGGCCAGACATCGCTGAACAGAAGTCCTATCCTCTCCTTCCACACGGGCCCTTCAACGAATTGAAAGCCGGTGCAGATCCGTTCGAGCGTACCGCCGGTGGTCTGTCCTGGGCTGTGGCCGGTCCAGAGAAGCGCGGAGGTGATGATCATGGCCAGAACTGCCGGCCGGGGGAAGTGCCATCGAGACTGGTTCATAGTTTTGCGTCAATTGACCGTAGTGCGAACGCATAGGCGCCGATCGAGATCGCTTTGCTTGTGCCGATCCTGGAGATGCCCACGCCGATCCTCATCTCCGGATCATAGCGCAGCGTCCGGGAGGAGCCGGGGATACTGATCTCGCGTGTCGACCCTATGAGGAAGCGCTCGAGCTGGGCGCTTTCCTCCAGATCGTACACGTTGGCGACGAGCCTGCGGAGTGTGGAGCCGTCAGGTTTCTCGAACGTACTGTTCATCTCTTCGATGATCTTCGGGAGGAAGAGCGCGGAGGCACCCGACAATCCCCCGCCGATCACCACGAGGCCATCGACGAGCGTCACGGCATTCGCGATCGCATCACCGACAGCCTCAGCCATGGCAGCGAACGCGCCGACCGCGGCAGCGCGGTTGCCGGGTTCTTCGCCCATCCCGATACGGTAAATATCTCGGGGTGAAGGGGCAGCATCTTCCGGGACCCCGGCAGCACGGGCATACATCCTCCTGACCGCGCGGATGCTTGCATGCTCTTCGATATTCGTGCGGGGGTCGAGTTTGTTCCTGAGCAGCCAGATCTCCGCGGCGATCGAATTGTCGCCGAGGAAGAGTTCTCCGGCACGCACAATGCCCGCCCCGAACCCCGTCCCCAGGGTCAGGCCGAGGAGGTTCTTGTAGCGCTTCGGACTCCCCGCCTTCTCCAGGAGTCCGTTGATGTGCGGAAGAAATCCTGCAATGGCTTCGCCGTACGCATACAGGTCGCCATCATTATTAATGAACACCGGCAGACCGAACTCGGACGCCAGGATCGCACCGAGGGGGACGCCGCCGCGGAAGCCGGGCAGGTTCAGCAGGTCGCCGATGATCCCGTTCGGATAGTCCGCGGGGCCGGGGAACGCGAAGCTGATCGCCACGGGGGGATACGGGAGCCTCGCACGCACCTGCGTGAATCCCTCGATCATCGTCGCAAGGCACGCGTTCAGGTTGTCACCGCGAGTTGGAAGGACGATCTCATCGAGGATCGGTTCCCCTGACCGGATCGCCGTGAACACTGCATTCGTTCCGCCGGCATCGAGGGTCATCACGATCCGGTCATCGTTACGGTAGTCCATATCAGGCCTTCGCCGCAAGAACCGCGGGCGTATGTCCCTTCATGCCATAGTACGCAACATACAGATAGCACAACACCGGAATGAAGAACGCATGGTGTATGCCGATCGTATCCGCGAAGTATCCCTGCAACACCGGGATGATCGCGCCGCCGACGATCGCGGTGCAGAGGATGCCGGAGGCCTGTCCGGTGTGCTTGCCGAGCCCGTTGATCGCCAGCGTGAAGATCGTCGGGAACATGATCGAGTTGAAGAGTCCGACCGCCAGGATCGACCACATGGCGACCTGCCCGAACGACAGCATGGAGAGCACCACGAGTCCGGAGGCGATGAAGGCATTCACGACCAGTACCTTTGCCGGGCTGACGGACCGCTGGACCGCGGAGCCGATGAACCGGCCCACCATGGCAGCACCCCAGTAGAAGGACACGTACTTGCCGGCATCAGCGGGATCGAGGCCGGCAATGTCCGACTGTCCGAAGTAGTTCACGAGAAAGCTGCCGATCGAGACCTCGGCGCCGACATAGAGAAAGATGCCGATGGCGCCGAGCACGAGGTGTTTGTAGCCCCATGCGCTCGGATGGAGGTCGTGCATATTGCCTCCGGC
Proteins encoded in this region:
- a CDS encoding ROK family protein is translated as MDYRNDDRIVMTLDAGGTNAVFTAIRSGEPILDEIVLPTRGDNLNACLATMIEGFTQVRARLPYPPVAISFAFPGPADYPNGIIGDLLNLPGFRGGVPLGAILASEFGLPVFINNDGDLYAYGEAIAGFLPHINGLLEKAGSPKRYKNLLGLTLGTGFGAGIVRAGELFLGDNSIAAEIWLLRNKLDPRTNIEEHASIRAVRRMYARAAGVPEDAAPSPRDIYRIGMGEEPGNRAAAVGAFAAMAEAVGDAIANAVTLVDGLVVIGGGLSGASALFLPKIIEEMNSTFEKPDGSTLRRLVANVYDLEESAQLERFLIGSTREISIPGSSRTLRYDPEMRIGVGISRIGTSKAISIGAYAFALRSIDAKL